The proteins below are encoded in one region of Bremerella sp. P1:
- the thpR gene encoding RNA 2',3'-cyclic phosphodiesterase, with the protein MEATRCFLAVRISTDVRRRAEKLIKKLSAAEADVKWVESENLHITTNFLGDVTSQDVVDISRKTIEVAAEHAAFDLEMIGTGAFPDVENPRTLWIGANAGAEQLISLQEDLTEQLAAIGFPPDSRKKYHPHLTLGRLKRFSGKVEDLKTLLVENAELPMGECHVKEVCIFASKLDRTGPKYTLIGRGSLG; encoded by the coding sequence ATGGAAGCGACTCGCTGTTTTCTGGCCGTTCGCATTTCGACGGACGTTCGTCGCCGAGCCGAGAAGCTGATCAAAAAGCTCTCGGCAGCCGAGGCGGACGTGAAGTGGGTCGAGTCAGAGAACCTGCACATCACGACCAATTTTCTGGGTGACGTGACCAGCCAGGACGTGGTCGATATCTCTCGGAAAACGATCGAGGTCGCTGCTGAACATGCGGCCTTCGATCTCGAGATGATTGGCACGGGGGCATTTCCCGATGTCGAAAATCCCCGCACGCTGTGGATTGGGGCCAATGCTGGTGCTGAGCAGCTCATTTCGCTGCAGGAAGATCTGACTGAGCAACTGGCCGCGATTGGGTTTCCGCCCGATTCCCGCAAGAAGTATCACCCCCATCTCACGCTCGGACGGCTGAAACGCTTCAGCGGCAAGGTGGAAGACCTGAAGACTTTGCTGGTAGAAAACGCCGAATTGCCAATGGGTGAGTGCCACGTGAAAGAAGTTTGCATCTTTGCCAGCAAACTGGATCGCACCGGCCCCAAGTACACGCTGATCGGTCGCGGCTCGCTCGGGTAA
- a CDS encoding PfkB family carbohydrate kinase: MPLLVVGSIAIDSIHTPTEVRENIIGGSATHFSYAASFFSGVSMVGVVGEDWQEEHTQLFAERGIDTTGIEVEKGGKTFRWTGKYHDNMNDRDTLEVHLNVLENFSPTLSEEATRCPFVFLANGSPTTQLKVLDQMTGPRLVVADTMDLWIEIERDELMKLLGRIDGLVLNDSEAKLLTQEENLVKAGQKVLEMGPKFVVLKKGEHGAMFFSEKETYVMPAFPTPEVVDPTGAGDSFAGGMMGYLTEKNEFDPKTLKEAMAYGTVVASLIVEDFSMDRLKGASRDEIDGRFAQYRQMLTF; encoded by the coding sequence ATGCCACTTTTGGTCGTCGGATCCATCGCCATCGATTCCATTCACACGCCCACCGAGGTTCGCGAGAACATCATTGGCGGATCGGCCACCCACTTCTCCTATGCCGCCAGCTTTTTCAGCGGTGTGAGCATGGTTGGTGTTGTGGGTGAAGACTGGCAGGAAGAGCATACCCAGCTTTTCGCGGAACGTGGGATTGATACGACCGGCATCGAAGTCGAAAAGGGGGGCAAGACGTTCCGCTGGACTGGCAAGTATCACGACAACATGAACGATCGTGACACGTTGGAAGTTCATCTGAACGTGCTGGAAAACTTCAGCCCGACTCTTTCGGAAGAAGCCACGCGTTGCCCCTTCGTGTTTCTGGCCAATGGCTCGCCGACGACGCAGCTTAAGGTGCTCGATCAAATGACCGGCCCTCGTCTGGTGGTCGCCGATACGATGGACCTGTGGATCGAGATTGAACGCGACGAACTGATGAAGCTGCTGGGCCGCATCGACGGCTTGGTGCTCAACGACAGCGAAGCCAAACTGCTGACCCAGGAAGAAAACCTGGTCAAAGCCGGTCAGAAGGTCCTGGAAATGGGGCCGAAGTTCGTCGTTTTGAAGAAGGGCGAGCATGGTGCGATGTTCTTCTCGGAAAAAGAAACGTACGTGATGCCTGCGTTCCCAACGCCGGAAGTGGTCGATCCGACCGGTGCTGGCGACAGCTTCGCCGGTGGCATGATGGGTTACCTGACCGAAAAGAACGAGTTCGATCCGAAGACGCTGAAGGAGGCCATGGCTTACGGTACCGTTGTGGCCAGCCTGATTGTCGAAGACTTCAGCATGGATCGTTTGAAGGGTGCCAGCCGCGATGAAATCGACGGCCGTTTCGCCCAATACCGTCAGATGCTCACCTTCTAA
- the alaS gene encoding alanine--tRNA ligase — MKTDELREKYLSFFETKGHTRCPSDVLVPTWDPSVLFTPAGMNQFKDHFLGRVKLDFTKATTCQKCLRTGDIDNVGRTAYHHTFFEMLGNFSFGDYFKEDAIHWAWEFLTDKKWLAIDPAQLSVTVYKDDDEAANIWHEKIGLPFSRIERLDEDENFWPASAPSQGPDGVCGPCSEIYFNPKDGGEKVEIWNLVFTQFNRVGDPPDNLEPLPSKNIDTGMGLERTAATLQGVSTNYHIDILRPIVEAAGEICGVKYDPASDNGRRLRRITDHIRACTMAVHENVYPGANKEKYVIRRLLRRAVLDGHQMGMHQAFAYQLVDKIVEMMKTPYPDLQDSVTRVKNVIKSEEENFLHSLDDGIARSEKIFAGMRSANRTVVNGDEAAELYQTFGFPPELFEQVAIEHGFTFDWVGYKKAMEEFGERSGGDQVKLFETGPIESLKNSVRSTEFIGYDNEATEVTIKGIVTAAEGDDESQLVDECSTTGPEHHMIVVLDKTPFYGESGGQVGDTGRIYSSDFEFIVTDTQKDSDLFLHEGYLAKGTITTDTTAKAEVDNARRAAIKRAHSATHILHHALQKTLGSHAQQQGSKVEDDLLRFDFTNMEPIALDQLTTIETDVNAKVVDGGTVKWETVPLAKARELGAMMLFGEKYPDPVRMVTMGDFSRELCGGTHLTDTKQVEAFEVISEESVSAGVRRIIALTGEKAKEYREKVDHSLDAMAKTLKCDVPNIPEAVRSLTGYVRDLKKAVNGSGKAPEAPAEIKPYSGADVDYYHRKEMLKESARLLNSPLFESAERVETLYHEVDKLKHQLAEREKSGTLSGDDLLAKATKVGDTSVVVADVPGANANLMRQLIDQIRKSTESSAVMLFAAAEEGKVTIVAGLSKSLVDSGKKAGDWVKEPAAVVGGKGGGRPDMAQAGGKDASQIPAAMAKAEELAKSLFA; from the coding sequence ATGAAAACCGACGAACTACGCGAAAAGTACCTCAGCTTTTTCGAGACCAAAGGACACACCCGTTGCCCGAGCGACGTTCTGGTTCCCACCTGGGACCCCTCGGTTCTCTTTACCCCGGCCGGGATGAACCAGTTTAAAGATCACTTCCTCGGTCGCGTGAAGCTCGACTTCACCAAGGCCACGACTTGCCAGAAGTGTCTGCGTACCGGCGACATCGACAATGTCGGTCGTACCGCCTATCACCACACGTTCTTTGAAATGCTGGGCAACTTTAGCTTTGGCGACTATTTCAAAGAAGATGCGATTCACTGGGCCTGGGAGTTTCTAACCGACAAGAAGTGGCTCGCGATCGATCCCGCTCAGCTGAGCGTCACCGTCTATAAGGATGACGACGAAGCTGCCAACATCTGGCACGAAAAGATCGGCCTGCCATTCAGCCGCATTGAACGCCTGGACGAAGACGAAAACTTCTGGCCGGCCAGTGCACCCAGCCAAGGCCCCGACGGCGTTTGTGGTCCGTGTAGCGAAATCTACTTCAACCCGAAAGACGGTGGTGAGAAGGTCGAGATCTGGAATCTCGTCTTCACGCAGTTCAATCGCGTGGGCGATCCGCCAGATAACCTTGAACCGCTACCCAGCAAGAACATCGATACCGGGATGGGGCTCGAACGTACCGCGGCTACCCTGCAGGGCGTCAGCACTAACTACCACATCGACATCCTGCGTCCGATCGTGGAAGCGGCCGGCGAGATCTGTGGTGTGAAGTACGATCCGGCTTCCGATAACGGTCGTCGCCTGCGTCGTATCACCGATCACATCCGCGCCTGTACGATGGCCGTTCACGAGAACGTTTACCCAGGTGCCAACAAAGAGAAGTACGTCATCCGTCGATTGCTTCGCCGGGCCGTGCTCGATGGTCACCAGATGGGCATGCACCAGGCCTTCGCTTACCAACTGGTCGACAAGATTGTCGAGATGATGAAGACGCCTTACCCGGATCTGCAAGATTCGGTCACACGCGTGAAGAACGTCATCAAGAGCGAAGAAGAAAACTTCCTGCACTCGCTGGATGACGGCATTGCCCGCAGCGAAAAGATCTTTGCTGGCATGCGTTCGGCCAATCGCACTGTGGTCAACGGTGACGAAGCGGCTGAACTTTACCAAACGTTTGGCTTCCCGCCGGAACTGTTCGAGCAGGTCGCTATCGAACATGGCTTCACGTTCGACTGGGTCGGCTACAAGAAGGCAATGGAAGAGTTCGGCGAGCGATCTGGCGGCGACCAGGTGAAGCTCTTCGAAACGGGGCCAATCGAGTCGCTCAAGAATTCGGTGCGCTCGACGGAGTTTATCGGTTACGACAACGAAGCCACCGAGGTGACGATCAAAGGGATCGTGACCGCTGCGGAAGGGGACGATGAGTCGCAACTGGTCGACGAGTGCAGCACGACCGGACCCGAGCACCACATGATCGTCGTCCTCGACAAGACACCGTTTTACGGTGAGTCAGGCGGTCAGGTTGGCGATACCGGTCGCATCTACTCAAGTGACTTCGAGTTCATCGTGACCGACACGCAGAAGGACAGCGACCTGTTCCTGCACGAAGGTTACCTCGCCAAGGGAACGATCACGACCGACACCACTGCCAAGGCCGAAGTCGACAATGCACGTCGCGCGGCTATCAAGCGGGCTCACTCGGCCACGCACATTCTGCATCATGCGTTGCAGAAGACACTCGGTTCGCACGCTCAACAGCAAGGCTCCAAAGTCGAAGACGACCTCCTCCGGTTCGACTTCACCAACATGGAACCGATTGCTCTCGATCAGTTGACCACCATCGAAACCGACGTGAACGCGAAGGTCGTCGACGGTGGTACGGTCAAATGGGAAACGGTTCCGCTGGCCAAAGCCCGCGAACTGGGTGCAATGATGCTCTTCGGCGAGAAGTACCCCGACCCGGTTCGCATGGTCACCATGGGTGACTTCAGCCGCGAACTGTGCGGTGGTACGCACCTGACTGATACCAAGCAGGTCGAAGCGTTCGAGGTGATCAGCGAAGAAAGCGTCTCCGCTGGCGTGCGTCGTATCATTGCCCTGACCGGTGAAAAGGCGAAGGAGTACCGCGAAAAGGTCGATCACTCGCTCGACGCGATGGCCAAGACACTCAAGTGCGACGTGCCCAACATCCCCGAAGCCGTCCGTAGCTTGACCGGTTACGTGCGTGACTTGAAGAAGGCCGTCAACGGTAGTGGCAAAGCACCGGAAGCTCCGGCCGAGATCAAGCCGTACAGTGGTGCGGACGTCGATTACTATCATCGCAAAGAGATGTTGAAGGAATCGGCTCGCCTCTTGAACAGCCCACTGTTCGAGTCGGCTGAACGTGTCGAAACCCTTTACCACGAAGTTGACAAGCTGAAACATCAGTTGGCCGAACGAGAGAAGTCCGGCACGCTCTCGGGCGATGACCTGCTGGCCAAGGCTACCAAGGTCGGCGACACCAGTGTCGTCGTCGCCGACGTGCCCGGTGCCAATGCCAACCTCATGCGTCAACTGATCGACCAGATCCGCAAAAGCACCGAGTCTTCGGCCGTCATGCTGTTCGCCGCTGCCGAAGAAGGCAAGGTCACCATTGTCGCCGGGCTCAGCAAGTCGCTGGTCGACAGCGGCAAGAAGGCTGGCGACTGGGTCAAAGAACCAGCCGCGGTCGTCGGTGGAAAGGGTGGCGGACGTCCTGACATGGCCCAAGCCGGTGGTAAGGATGCCTCGCAGATTCCGGCGGCTATGGCTAAAGCGGAAGAGTTAGCTAAATCGCTGTTTGCGTAA
- the recA gene encoding recombinase RecA: MVTVATKSNGKMAAKRKSSGKDTASKGADAKKDVFAGNTTLKTTLAQIEKSFGEGAIMPLGTNHKVIEGIPTGSLSLDLALGGRGIPRGRIIEMFGPESSGKTTLALHAVAQAQKLGGIAAFVDAEHALDPSWAKKLGVQLETLLVSQPSSGEEAMQITEMLVKSNAVDIIVVDSVAALVPKAELNGEIGDSHVGLQARLMSQSMRKLTGAIAKSKTCVIFINQIREKVGVMFGSPETTPGGRALKFYSSCRIDVRRIGQLKDGEDVVGQRVRTKIVKNKVAPPFRVAEFDMMHKDGISFEGDVLDLGLTHKIVARSGAWFRYGDMQLGQGKEKARVFLVENPEITEEIKQKVMESIEPVVGPVSGPEADGEPPEEEL, encoded by the coding sequence ATGGTCACGGTCGCAACCAAGAGCAACGGTAAAATGGCAGCCAAGAGAAAATCGTCCGGGAAGGACACCGCTTCTAAGGGAGCGGACGCCAAAAAGGACGTCTTTGCCGGGAACACCACCCTGAAAACGACCCTCGCGCAGATCGAGAAATCGTTCGGCGAAGGGGCCATCATGCCCCTGGGCACCAATCATAAGGTGATCGAAGGGATCCCGACCGGATCGCTTTCGCTGGACCTGGCCCTGGGGGGCCGAGGGATTCCGCGTGGGCGAATCATCGAGATGTTTGGCCCTGAATCGAGCGGTAAAACGACGCTCGCCCTCCATGCGGTCGCTCAGGCCCAGAAGCTGGGCGGGATCGCTGCTTTTGTCGACGCCGAACACGCCCTCGACCCCAGTTGGGCCAAGAAGCTTGGCGTGCAGCTAGAAACATTGCTGGTCAGCCAGCCATCCAGCGGTGAAGAAGCGATGCAGATCACCGAGATGCTGGTCAAATCGAACGCGGTCGACATTATCGTTGTCGACTCGGTGGCTGCCCTGGTTCCCAAGGCGGAACTCAATGGCGAAATCGGTGACTCGCACGTCGGTCTCCAGGCCCGCTTGATGAGCCAATCGATGCGTAAGCTGACCGGAGCGATCGCTAAATCTAAGACCTGCGTGATCTTTATCAATCAGATTCGCGAAAAGGTCGGCGTGATGTTCGGTAGCCCCGAAACGACGCCTGGTGGCCGTGCTTTGAAGTTCTACTCGTCTTGCCGTATCGATGTTCGCCGCATCGGTCAGCTGAAGGACGGGGAAGACGTAGTCGGCCAGCGTGTCCGCACGAAGATCGTCAAAAACAAGGTTGCCCCGCCATTCCGCGTCGCCGAGTTCGACATGATGCACAAAGATGGCATCAGCTTTGAAGGGGACGTCCTTGACCTGGGGCTTACTCACAAGATCGTGGCTCGCAGCGGGGCTTGGTTCCGCTATGGCGATATGCAGCTTGGCCAAGGTAAGGAGAAGGCTCGGGTATTCCTGGTTGAGAATCCTGAGATTACTGAGGAAATCAAGCAGAAGGTGATGGAATCTATCGAGCCGGTCGTCGGTCCTGTCTCAGGTCCGGAAGCTGATGGCGAACCGCCGGAAGAAGAATTGTAA